The following proteins are co-located in the Fuscovulum ytuae genome:
- a CDS encoding Fic family protein: MLKPTYAIPALPPPAEIETVPVLKALARASRALADLKGQAKTIPNQGILIDTLALQEAKASSEVENIVTTQDELFQADVFPDDPQSPAAKEVALYRDALRLGYARLGETGGLIPNSALIDMFRLLKGRSDGFRVTPGTALKNEQTGEIVFVPPQDAHEIVRHMTALERFINDDELSDLDPLIKMALIHHQFESIHPFPDGNGRIGRILNVLYLTRTGLLDIPVLYLSRFITRNKADYYRHLQAVRDTGDWEPWVIYMLEAVAETSATTVEIVTGIRQQMADVKHRLRENLPKIYSQELLNNLFRHPYTRIEYLQNDLDVSRQTAAKYLDTLAEQGFVEKHRSGKHNYFINVALVKLFLDVSGGP, encoded by the coding sequence ATGTTAAAGCCGACCTATGCCATTCCCGCCCTGCCACCCCCGGCCGAGATCGAAACCGTTCCGGTCCTGAAGGCGCTCGCTCGCGCCAGCCGCGCGCTTGCGGATCTGAAGGGTCAGGCCAAGACCATTCCGAACCAAGGCATCCTGATCGACACGCTGGCTCTTCAGGAAGCCAAAGCTTCGTCGGAAGTCGAAAACATCGTCACAACGCAGGATGAACTGTTTCAGGCGGATGTTTTCCCTGACGATCCGCAGTCCCCGGCGGCCAAAGAAGTAGCGCTGTATCGCGACGCTCTGCGGCTCGGATACGCACGCTTGGGCGAAACCGGCGGCCTGATCCCAAATTCGGCGCTCATCGACATGTTCCGCTTGCTGAAGGGCCGCAGCGATGGCTTTCGAGTGACACCGGGTACTGCCCTCAAGAACGAGCAAACAGGGGAGATCGTCTTCGTCCCCCCCCAGGATGCGCACGAAATTGTCCGCCACATGACGGCGCTCGAACGGTTCATCAACGACGATGAACTCAGCGATCTCGATCCGCTCATCAAGATGGCTTTGATCCATCATCAGTTCGAAAGCATCCACCCGTTTCCGGATGGCAACGGACGTATCGGGCGCATCCTCAACGTACTTTATCTGACCAGAACGGGGTTGCTCGACATCCCGGTGCTCTACCTGTCGCGGTTCATCACCCGTAACAAAGCGGACTACTACAGGCACCTTCAGGCGGTGCGCGACACGGGCGATTGGGAACCCTGGGTCATCTACATGCTGGAGGCCGTTGCAGAGACTTCGGCCACAACAGTCGAGATCGTCACCGGCATCCGACAGCAAATGGCGGACGTGAAGCATCGGCTACGTGAAAACTTGCCGAAGATTTACAGCCAGGAACTTCTGAACAACTTGTTTCGTCATCCCTACACCCGGATCGAATATCTGCAGAACGATCTGGATGTCAGTCGGCAGACGGCCGCGAAGTATCTCGATACTTTGGCTGAGCAGGGCTTTGTCGAAAAGCATCGCTCTGGAAAGCACAACTACTTCATCAACGTCGCCCTGGTGAAACTCTTCCTCGACGTTTCGGGCGGACCGTAA